Proteins encoded in a region of the Funiculus sociatus GB2-C1 genome:
- a CDS encoding Nif3-like dinuclear metal center hexameric protein, translating to MLTINDIAIFLNQFFAVHRFGDDQGGIYHHSTRPIHRFGLALEPWDGLVEWAKSRQIDALFLHRPWKLEPGLAPDIGVVAYHLAFDERLTLGFNNRLADVLGMSALEVLGEKEGRPIGMLGEIPTQSMVSYCSCLNEIFGGRDKVLAGVSGEVKRVAVVGAMTDALVREAALRKVDLYITGQLRQPAEAAVKETGISVVAVGHRRCEEWGLRALSGVLRDRYSKLQVLLPP from the coding sequence ATGCTCACTATAAATGATATTGCTATATTTTTAAATCAATTCTTTGCCGTCCATCGTTTCGGTGATGACCAAGGCGGAATTTACCACCATTCAACACGCCCAATTCATCGTTTTGGATTAGCGCTGGAACCTTGGGATGGATTGGTAGAATGGGCAAAATCTAGACAAATAGATGCTTTATTTCTACATCGTCCCTGGAAACTGGAACCGGGGTTAGCGCCAGATATAGGTGTGGTCGCGTATCATTTAGCTTTTGATGAACGCCTGACACTGGGGTTTAATAATCGTCTTGCAGATGTGTTGGGAATGTCTGCATTAGAGGTGTTGGGTGAGAAAGAAGGGCGACCAATTGGGATGCTGGGGGAAATTCCCACTCAGAGTATGGTGAGTTACTGTAGTTGTCTAAACGAAATCTTCGGCGGACGCGACAAAGTGCTGGCGGGAGTTAGCGGTGAGGTGAAGCGGGTTGCTGTAGTTGGCGCGATGACAGATGCGCTGGTACGCGAGGCGGCGTTGCGTAAGGTCGATTTATATATTACAGGGCAGTTGAGACAACCTGCTGAAGCTGCTGTAAAAGAAACTGGTATCAGCGTTGTTGCAGTTGGTCATCGTCGCTGCGAAGAGTGGGGGTTACGGGCCTTATCTGGAGTGTTGCGCGATCGCTACTCGAAACTTCAGGTTCTCTTACCTCCCTGA